A window of Fusobacterium sp. IOR10 genomic DNA:
TAAGAAATAGAATTTTAATTTATAGCAATTTAACAAAAATAAAAATTCCTTCAGCATAAAGCTGAAGGAACAAAAACATTATTTATTTTTTTATTTTTCTCCACCAACACCAGTTGACAAAGAACCAATTAAATATTAAATTTCATGTCCAAGAAAATGGGTTCACTACAAGTCGGGTTCTTTTGGTATATGTTTATTCAGGAACTATAAGCACTATACATTTAGCATGTTTAACAACATAGCTAGTTACTGATCCTATCATCTTTTCAAATCCTTTTTTTGTAGATTTAGTCATAATAATTAAGTCAACTTCATTGTCATCTGCTACTTTTAAAATTTCTTTTCCAACTTTCTTGTCAAAAAAAACTTCCTTCTTTACAGAATAACCTTCCACAAGTTTCAAAGTTTCATCTAATTTTGCCTCAATTCTACCTTTTAAATCATGACTTTCAAATATTTTCCTACCCTCTTCATAGGTTTTACCCTTTAGAGTTTCATCTAGATCTTTATAAATTTCCTCTGTTCCCTCTTCAACATACATTAAAATTATTTCTGCATCAGTAGGCTTATATAACTCTTTCATCAATGAAATAGAATGTAAACTTCTTTCACTACCATCTAATGGAATAAGTACTTTCTTCATATACATCTCCTCCTATTAAACACTTAGTTAAAATTGAATCACCTTCTATTTTTAGTATAGCTCATAAATTTAAAAAAGTAAACTCTACCTTTAAATAAAATAATTTTTATTTTTTATTCTTAAAAAAATCAATTAATCCTTCCATAGCTAGAAGGTAACCCTTAAGACCAAAACCTGAAATTTGTCCCACACAAGCTGCTGCTGTTACAGACTTGTGACGCATTTCTTCTCTTTTATGAATATTACTAATATGTACTTCAACTGTTGGAATATCAACTGCTTTTAAGGCATCTAAAATAGCTATACTATAATGAGTATAAGCTGCTGGATTTATTATTATCCCATCTACATTTCCATAGGCCTCTTGAATAAAATTAACTATTTCTCCCTCATAATTGCTCTGTTTTATTTCCAGTTGAATATTTTCTTCCTTTGCTTTTTCTTTTAACAAAGTACAAAGAAAAGAATAATCCCCTGTTCCATAAATATTTTTTTCTCTAATTCCTAGCATATTTATATTAGGACCATTTATAACTAATATTTTCATACTGTCCTCCCTTTATTTGTCCATAATATTAATTATATCATTTAGGACTTCATCTACACTATTTTTATTTTCTATAATATAATCTGAATAACTTTCATATAAATCTAACCTTTCCTTATAGAGATTATAAAGTTTTTCTTTTCCTTCTAAAAGAAGAGGTCTTGATTTTGTATCTATATCTTCTATTATTTTTTTCAAAGGACGATTAATAAAAATAACAATTCCATTTTTTTTCAATAATTTCATGTTTTCAGGGCTTTTAACAACTCCACCCCCTGTGGAAATTACTATGTTTTCCTTTAAAGAAATTTCTCTTATATATTTCGTTTCAATATTTCTAAAATATTCTTCACCTATTTCAAATAATTCTGAAATTGATTTTTCTTCCCTATTCTCTAAATACTTATCACAATCTATAAATTCCATCTTTAATTTTCCAGCTAATTTTTCCCCAAGGAAAGATTTTCCACATCCAGGCATTCCTATAAGGACAATATTTATTTTATCATTTAGTTTTTTAGATATTTTTTCAATTATATTATTTTCTATTTTCCTGTTAAGCCATATTTCCTCAGAAGCTATTCCTTGAGTAACTAACATAAACATACCATTAACTGATTTTTTCCCAAGAATCCTAGCCTTTTTTAAAAATTTAGTTTCAATGGGATTATATATTAAATCAACAAAGACTTCATAATTTCTAATTACGTTATCACTAACTGGAGATTCATCTACATTTGGAAACATACCAACTGGAGTACAGTTTATTACAATTTCTCCATCTTTTTTTGCTTCAATGTTTCCTTTTTCAAAATCATTGAAACTAATTACTTTTATATTTTTATTTATTAAACTTCCAAGCTGAGAAGTTGCTTTTTCAATGTTTCTAGCTACAATTATTATATCTTTAGCCTTTAAATCTTTCACACAAGTTATTATTGCTCTAGCTGCTCCCCCTGCTCCAAGAACTACAACTTTTTTATTATATATTTCTATATTATTGTACTCTAATAACCTTGAAAATCCAAAATAATCTGTATTATATCCATATTTTTTCCCATTATTAAAAAAGATAGTATTAACTGCACCTATCTTTTTAGCCTCCTTGGAAATCCAATCTAAGGAGGAAATTGATTTTATTTTATATGGAATAGTCACATTTATTCCTAGATTTTCTTTGGATATTCTTTCAATAAAGGCATGTACATTTTTTTCTTCCTCTTGAAATAAGTCATAACTTCCTTGAATTTTTAATTCTTTAAATAATAGTTTATGAATTTTAGGAGACAAACTATGCCCTAAATGTTTTCCAAGTAAGCCAAGTTTAATCATAATTATCCCCTTCTTTTCTTTTTTCTCCAATATAGTTTCCTAAAACTTTGTATTCTGCAGCAAATTCCTTTATATTTTCCAAAGCTTTCTTAACATTTTTATCTTCTAAATTACCAGTTACATCAATATGGAAAAAATACTCCCATGGTTTTTCTTCAATTGGACGAGACTCTATGTTTTCCATATTCATATTAAAATTATAGAAACATCCTAAAAGTTTATATAAACTACCTGGCTCATGTTTTAAAGTTATAACCATAGTTATTTTATCTGCTGCACTATTCTTAAGCATTTTTTTTGAAATTATAAAAAATCTAGTATAATTATTTTTATTTGCATTTATATTAGAAGCTAGTATCTCTAGATTATACCTTTTTGCAGCTTGCTTTCCTGCAACTGCACCCATATATGGTTTTTGTTCTTCACTAACTAGCTTTGCTCCCCTAGCTGTATTATAGTAAGGGATTTTTTTCATTTTAGGATTTTCTTTAAAAAATTTCCCACATTGGGCAAAACCTTGGGGATGAGAATAAACTTCTGTTATATCTTCTAGTTTTGTTCCTGGGCAAGCTAGTAGATTATGATCAACTTTTATAATTTTTTCCCCTATAATAAAACAGTTATACTGTCTTATTAAATCATAAACTTCTGTTATTCCCCCTGTTGAAGAATTTTCAATTGGTAAAATACCATATTCTATTTCTCCCTTGGAAACTGCTTCTAAAACATCTTCAAATATGGAATAATTATATTCTTCAATATTTTCATTTTTAAAATATTCTTCTATTGCTAAATGGCTATAGGCCCCTTCTACACCTTGATAACCAATATGTATTCTATTTTTATTATTTTCCATAAGTACTCCATTATAATTAATTTATTTTAAATCACTTGAAAGTAACAAATCTAATATTGTAATTGCTGTTACACTTTCAACAACTGGCACTGCCCTTTGAACTATACAAGGATCGTGACGCCCTTTTACTTCAAGTGTTGTATTTTCACCTGTTTCTAAATTTATTGTTTCTTGAGGTTTCCCTATTGAAGGAGTAGGCTTAATTCCAACTCTAAACAAAATAGGCATTCCATTTGTTATTCCCCCAAGTATTCCACCA
This region includes:
- a CDS encoding universal stress protein, whose product is MKKVLIPLDGSERSLHSISLMKELYKPTDAEIILMYVEEGTEEIYKDLDETLKGKTYEEGRKIFESHDLKGRIEAKLDETLKLVEGYSVKKEVFFDKKVGKEILKVADDNEVDLIIMTKSTKKGFEKMIGSVTSYVVKHAKCIVLIVPE
- the aroQ gene encoding type II 3-dehydroquinate dehydratase, with the translated sequence MKILVINGPNINMLGIREKNIYGTGDYSFLCTLLKEKAKEENIQLEIKQSNYEGEIVNFIQEAYGNVDGIIINPAAYTHYSIAILDALKAVDIPTVEVHISNIHKREEMRHKSVTAAACVGQISGFGLKGYLLAMEGLIDFFKNKK
- the aroE gene encoding shikimate dehydrogenase, which produces MIKLGLLGKHLGHSLSPKIHKLLFKELKIQGSYDLFQEEEKNVHAFIERISKENLGINVTIPYKIKSISSLDWISKEAKKIGAVNTIFFNNGKKYGYNTDYFGFSRLLEYNNIEIYNKKVVVLGAGGAARAIITCVKDLKAKDIIIVARNIEKATSQLGSLINKNIKVISFNDFEKGNIEAKKDGEIVINCTPVGMFPNVDESPVSDNVIRNYEVFVDLIYNPIETKFLKKARILGKKSVNGMFMLVTQGIASEEIWLNRKIENNIIEKISKKLNDKINIVLIGMPGCGKSFLGEKLAGKLKMEFIDCDKYLENREEKSISELFEIGEEYFRNIETKYIREISLKENIVISTGGGVVKSPENMKLLKKNGIVIFINRPLKKIIEDIDTKSRPLLLEGKEKLYNLYKERLDLYESYSDYIIENKNSVDEVLNDIINIMDK
- the pheA gene encoding prephenate dehydratase codes for the protein MENNKNRIHIGYQGVEGAYSHLAIEEYFKNENIEEYNYSIFEDVLEAVSKGEIEYGILPIENSSTGGITEVYDLIRQYNCFIIGEKIIKVDHNLLACPGTKLEDITEVYSHPQGFAQCGKFFKENPKMKKIPYYNTARGAKLVSEEQKPYMGAVAGKQAAKRYNLEILASNINANKNNYTRFFIISKKMLKNSAADKITMVITLKHEPGSLYKLLGCFYNFNMNMENIESRPIEEKPWEYFFHIDVTGNLEDKNVKKALENIKEFAAEYKVLGNYIGEKRKEGDNYD